In a single window of the Nodularia spumigena CCY9414 genome:
- the rpsG gene encoding 30S ribosomal protein S7 yields the protein MSRRGVIQRRPVPPDSVYNSRLVSMIIRRVMRHGKKSLAARLVYDAMKTIEERTGAAPLETFERAVRNATPLVEVKARRVGGATYQVPMEVRTDRGTTLALRWLVNFSRSRPGRTMASKLANELMDAANETGNAIRKREETHRMAEANKAFAHYRY from the coding sequence ATGTCTCGTCGTGGTGTTATTCAAAGGCGTCCAGTTCCGCCTGATTCCGTATATAACAGTCGCCTGGTAAGCATGATAATCCGGCGGGTGATGCGTCATGGAAAGAAATCACTGGCTGCAAGGCTGGTTTATGATGCCATGAAAACTATTGAAGAACGCACTGGTGCTGCTCCTTTGGAAACCTTTGAAAGAGCAGTACGAAACGCTACACCTTTGGTAGAAGTAAAAGCTCGACGTGTTGGTGGAGCAACCTATCAAGTACCGATGGAAGTTCGCACAGACCGAGGTACAACTCTAGCCTTACGCTGGCTAGTAAATTTTTCCAGGTCTAGACCCGGCCGCACAATGGCAAGTAAATTAGCTAATGAGTTAATGGATGCTGCCAACGAAACCGGGAATGCAATTCGTAAGCGCGAAGAAACACACCGGATGGCAGAAGCTAACAAAGCTTTTGCACACTATCGTTACTAA
- the fusA gene encoding elongation factor G: MARTIPLEKVRNIGIAAHIDAGKTTTTERILFYSGIIHKIGEVHEGTAVTDWMAQERERGITITAAAISTSWKDHQINIIDTPGHVDFTIEVERSMRVLDGVIAVFCSVGGVQPQSETVWRQADRYKVPRIAFINKMDRTGANFYRVHDQMCDRLRANAIAIQLPIGSETEFSGIVDLVRQRAYIYNNDEGTDIEETDIPAEMQEKVAEYRTKLIEAVAETNDVLMNKYFEGEELTEAEIRTALRKGTIANKIVPVLCGSAFKNKGVQLMLDAVVDYLPAPTEVPAIQGTLPTGEAVERRADDEEPLSALAFKIMADPYGRLTFVRVYSGVLKKGSYVLNATKNKKERISRLVILKADERMDVDEMRAGDLGAALGLKETLTGDTITDEGSPVILESLFIPEPVISVAVEPKTKNDMDKLSKALQSLSEEDPTFRVHVDPETNQTVIAGMGELHLEILVDRMLREFKVEANVGAPQVAYRETIRKEVSKIEGKFIRQSGGKGQYGHVVINLEPGEPGTGFEFVSKIVGGTVPKEYISPAEQGMKESCESGILAGYPLIDIKATLIDGSYHDVDSSEMAFKIAGSMAMKEAVLKASPVLLEPMMKVEVEVPENYLGDVMGDLNSRRGQIEGMGSDDGLAKVTAKVPLAEMFGYATDIRSKTQGRGIFSMEFSHYEEVPRNVAEAIIAKSKGNA; the protein is encoded by the coding sequence GTGGCACGTACCATCCCGCTAGAGAAAGTACGCAATATCGGTATTGCGGCGCATATAGATGCGGGTAAGACAACGACAACCGAGAGAATATTGTTTTACTCTGGCATTATTCATAAAATTGGCGAAGTTCATGAAGGAACGGCCGTCACCGACTGGATGGCTCAAGAGCGTGAGCGGGGAATTACCATCACTGCTGCTGCAATCAGTACCAGTTGGAAAGATCATCAAATTAACATTATCGATACTCCAGGACACGTTGACTTCACAATTGAAGTAGAACGTTCCATGCGCGTGTTAGATGGCGTAATCGCAGTATTTTGTTCAGTAGGTGGCGTGCAACCGCAGTCGGAAACAGTGTGGCGACAAGCAGACCGCTACAAAGTACCTAGAATAGCCTTCATCAACAAAATGGATCGTACAGGCGCGAACTTTTATAGAGTTCACGATCAAATGTGCGATCGCTTGCGGGCTAATGCTATTGCCATTCAACTGCCAATTGGTAGTGAAACCGAATTTAGCGGCATCGTTGATCTGGTACGGCAACGTGCCTATATTTATAACAACGACGAAGGGACAGATATCGAAGAAACAGATATCCCCGCCGAAATGCAAGAAAAGGTAGCAGAATACCGCACCAAGCTCATAGAAGCTGTAGCAGAAACCAACGACGTTCTGATGAATAAGTACTTCGAGGGAGAAGAACTTACAGAAGCAGAAATTCGTACAGCCCTGCGTAAAGGTACAATTGCGAATAAGATTGTGCCAGTACTTTGCGGCTCGGCATTTAAAAACAAAGGCGTGCAGTTGATGCTGGATGCGGTGGTAGATTATCTACCAGCACCAACTGAAGTACCAGCAATCCAAGGTACATTACCGACTGGAGAAGCTGTTGAGCGTAGAGCTGATGATGAAGAACCTTTATCAGCTCTGGCGTTCAAGATTATGGCTGACCCCTACGGTCGTCTCACCTTTGTTCGTGTTTATTCTGGTGTTCTAAAGAAAGGTAGCTACGTTCTTAATGCTACCAAGAACAAGAAAGAGCGCATTTCCCGTCTGGTGATTTTAAAAGCAGATGAACGCATGGACGTGGACGAAATGCGGGCTGGCGATTTGGGAGCAGCCTTGGGATTAAAAGAGACATTGACAGGTGACACCATCACCGATGAAGGATCACCAGTAATTCTGGAATCTCTATTCATTCCTGAGCCTGTGATCTCGGTAGCGGTTGAACCCAAAACCAAGAATGACATGGACAAGCTCTCCAAAGCTCTGCAATCTCTTTCAGAAGAAGACCCCACCTTCCGCGTCCACGTTGATCCGGAAACGAATCAAACCGTGATCGCCGGCATGGGAGAGCTACACCTGGAAATTCTGGTAGACCGAATGTTACGAGAATTCAAAGTAGAAGCGAACGTCGGCGCGCCGCAAGTAGCTTACCGCGAAACAATTCGTAAAGAAGTCTCCAAAATTGAAGGGAAATTCATTCGCCAAAGTGGTGGTAAAGGTCAATATGGTCACGTTGTGATCAATTTGGAACCAGGCGAACCTGGTACGGGCTTTGAATTTGTTTCTAAGATTGTCGGCGGTACTGTACCCAAAGAGTACATTAGCCCCGCAGAACAAGGAATGAAGGAAAGTTGTGAATCCGGTATTTTGGCTGGATATCCATTGATTGATATCAAAGCAACTTTGATTGATGGGTCATACCACGATGTAGACTCTTCAGAAATGGCTTTCAAAATTGCTGGCTCAATGGCAATGAAAGAGGCAGTGTTGAAAGCTTCACCTGTACTCTTAGAACCTATGATGAAAGTTGAGGTTGAAGTTCCCGAAAACTACCTTGGGGATGTAATGGGCGACCTGAATTCCCGTCGTGGGCAAATTGAAGGTATGGGATCTGATGATGGTCTTGCCAAAGTAACTGCTAAAGTCCCATTGGCAGAAATGTTTGGTTACGCTACTGATATCCGCTCGAAGACCCAAGGACGGGGCATCTTCTCAATGGAATTTAGCCACTACGAAGAAGTACCTCGCAACGTGGCTGAAGCAATCATAGCGAAAAGCAAAGGGAACGCTTAA
- the tuf gene encoding elongation factor Tu produces the protein MARAKFERTKPHVNIGTVGHVDHGKTTLTAAITMTLAALGQATGKGYDQIDNAPEEKARGITINTAHVEYETEGRHYAHVDCPGHADYVKNMITGAAQMDGGILVVSAADGPMPQTREHILLAKQVGVPSLVVFLNKEDMVDDAELLELVELEVRELLSSYDFPGDDIPIVTGSGLKALEAMTANPKVKKGEDPWVDKIYALMEAVDSYIPTPDRAVDKPFLMAVEDVFSITGRGTVATGRIERGVVKVGDNVELVGIRDTRNTTVTGIEMFKKSLDQGMAGDNAGVLLRGIQKADIERGMVIAKPGSITPHTQFEGEVYVLTEKEGGRKTPFFSGYRPQFYVRTTDVTGTITAFTSDDGSEAEMVMPGDRIKMTVELINAIAIEQGMRFAIREGGRTIGAGVVSKIVK, from the coding sequence ATGGCACGCGCAAAATTTGAAAGGACTAAACCTCACGTTAATATCGGTACAGTTGGCCACGTTGATCATGGTAAAACCACTTTAACAGCCGCCATTACCATGACTCTTGCCGCTTTGGGTCAAGCTACAGGTAAAGGCTACGACCAAATTGATAATGCTCCCGAAGAAAAGGCACGGGGTATTACAATCAATACGGCTCACGTTGAGTATGAAACCGAAGGTCGGCACTATGCTCACGTAGATTGTCCAGGACACGCTGATTATGTAAAAAACATGATCACTGGTGCGGCTCAAATGGATGGTGGTATTCTCGTAGTTTCGGCTGCTGATGGCCCCATGCCCCAAACCCGTGAACATATCCTGCTAGCAAAGCAAGTAGGTGTTCCCAGTCTAGTTGTCTTCTTGAACAAGGAAGATATGGTAGACGACGCAGAATTACTAGAATTGGTGGAATTGGAAGTCCGGGAGCTATTATCTAGCTACGATTTCCCCGGCGATGACATTCCCATCGTCACAGGCTCCGGTCTGAAAGCACTGGAAGCAATGACTGCTAACCCCAAAGTTAAAAAGGGTGAAGATCCTTGGGTAGACAAAATCTACGCTCTGATGGAAGCAGTAGATTCTTACATTCCTACTCCTGACCGTGCTGTAGATAAACCCTTCCTGATGGCTGTGGAAGACGTGTTCTCCATTACAGGTCGTGGTACTGTTGCTACCGGTCGGATTGAACGTGGTGTAGTAAAAGTGGGCGACAACGTTGAATTAGTGGGTATCAGAGACACTCGTAACACCACTGTCACCGGGATTGAGATGTTTAAGAAGAGTCTCGATCAAGGTATGGCTGGAGATAACGCTGGTGTACTCCTACGCGGTATCCAAAAGGCTGATATTGAACGCGGTATGGTAATCGCTAAACCAGGTTCCATTACTCCTCACACTCAATTTGAAGGAGAAGTGTACGTATTGACAGAAAAAGAAGGCGGTCGGAAGACTCCATTTTTCTCTGGCTACCGTCCTCAGTTTTACGTGCGGACAACCGATGTAACTGGCACAATCACAGCCTTTACTTCCGATGATGGTAGTGAAGCAGAAATGGTGATGCCAGGCGATCGCATTAAAATGACTGTAGAACTGATCAACGCGATCGCAATTGAGCAAGGAATGCGTTTTGCAATTCGTGAAGGTGGCCGCACCATTGGTGCTGGTGTCGTCTCTAAAATTGTGAAGTAA
- the rpsJ gene encoding 30S ribosomal protein S10, which produces MATLQQQKIRIRLQAFDRRLLDTSCEKIVDTANRTNATAIGPIPLPTKRKIYCVLRSPHVDKDAREHFETRTHRRIIDIYQPSSKTIDALMKLDLPSGVDIEVKL; this is translated from the coding sequence ATGGCAACTCTACAGCAGCAGAAAATTAGAATTCGTTTACAAGCTTTTGACCGTCGCTTATTAGACACATCTTGCGAGAAGATTGTAGATACGGCTAACAGGACTAACGCTACAGCCATAGGCCCCATTCCTTTACCCACAAAACGCAAAATCTACTGTGTGCTGCGATCGCCTCACGTAGATAAGGATGCACGGGAACACTTTGAAACCCGCACCCATCGCCGGATTATTGACATTTATCAGCCTTCTTCTAAAACTATTGACGCTCTAATGAAACTAGATTTGCCCTCTGGTGTGGACATTGAAGTAAAACTATAA
- a CDS encoding LON peptidase substrate-binding domain-containing protein — protein sequence MTSSNIIAVRELPLFPLPEVVLFPTRPLPLHVFEFRYRIMMNTILESDRRFGVLMVDPVDGTLANVGCCAEIIHYQRMPDDRMKMLTLGQQRFRVLEYVREKPYRVGLVQWLEDEPPTKDLRPLASEVEQLLRDVVRLSAKLTEQDMELPEELPDLPTELSYWVASNLYGVASEQQALLETQDTVVRLEREAEILTSTRNHLAARAVLKDTFNNS from the coding sequence ATGACATCCTCGAATATAATTGCAGTTCGCGAACTACCTCTGTTCCCGTTACCCGAAGTAGTTCTGTTCCCCACTAGACCTTTACCCCTACACGTCTTTGAATTTCGCTACCGAATCATGATGAACACGATTTTGGAGAGCGATCGCCGATTCGGTGTGTTAATGGTCGATCCAGTTGACGGTACACTCGCTAATGTAGGCTGTTGTGCCGAAATCATTCATTACCAACGGATGCCAGATGACCGCATGAAAATGTTGACTTTGGGACAGCAAAGGTTTCGTGTCTTAGAATATGTTCGCGAAAAGCCTTACCGTGTTGGCTTAGTCCAGTGGTTAGAAGACGAGCCACCAACCAAAGATTTACGTCCTTTGGCTAGTGAGGTAGAACAACTGCTACGAGATGTAGTGCGTCTCTCAGCCAAGTTGACCGAACAAGATATGGAATTACCAGAAGAATTACCCGACCTGCCCACAGAACTTTCTTATTGGGTCGCCAGTAACCTCTATGGTGTAGCCTCAGAACAGCAGGCATTGCTAGAAACACAAGATACCGTAGTTCGCCTAGAAAGAGAAGCGGAAATTTTGACCTCTACTCGCAATCATTTAGCCGCCCGTGCTGTTCTCAAAGACACATTCAATAATTCCTGA
- the pheA gene encoding prephenate dehydratase — protein MTISIAHLGPPGTYAEQATVFYANWLAQKTGNKAMLCPYSSIAQSLEAVAAGETQLAVVPVENSIEGSVTMTMDTLWRLDSLRIQLALVMPIAHALISSATSLDGIQTVYSHPQALAQCQGWLGQFLPTVQLIPSNSTTVALQGLDQDLTAAAIASSRAAQLYNLPILASNINDYPENCTRFWVVSQSQDEAFDDMASVDASHTSLAFSVPANLPGSLLKPLQVFAQLGINLSRIESRPTKRSLGEYLFFIDLEADVKQAQMQSALAQLSTYTEILKIFGSYHVLPITIEP, from the coding sequence GTGACAATATCTATTGCCCATTTAGGTCCTCCTGGGACTTACGCAGAACAAGCAACTGTTTTTTATGCCAACTGGCTAGCTCAGAAAACAGGGAATAAAGCTATGTTATGTCCCTATTCCAGCATTGCCCAATCACTGGAAGCTGTTGCTGCTGGAGAAACCCAGTTGGCTGTTGTGCCGGTCGAAAATTCCATTGAAGGCAGTGTAACTATGACAATGGATACACTGTGGCGGTTGGATAGTTTACGAATTCAGTTGGCTTTGGTGATGCCCATTGCCCATGCTTTAATTTCAAGTGCCACTAGTTTAGATGGTATTCAAACTGTTTATTCTCACCCACAAGCTTTGGCGCAATGTCAAGGATGGTTGGGGCAGTTTCTCCCAACTGTGCAGCTCATACCCAGTAATTCTACTACTGTTGCACTACAGGGACTAGATCAGGATTTAACAGCTGCGGCGATCGCATCCAGCCGGGCGGCGCAACTCTATAATCTGCCTATCTTAGCCAGTAATATTAATGACTATCCAGAAAACTGTACTCGCTTTTGGGTGGTAAGTCAAAGTCAAGATGAAGCTTTTGATGATATGGCTTCGGTGGATGCTAGCCACACTTCTTTAGCTTTTAGCGTGCCTGCAAATTTACCGGGATCGCTGCTCAAACCGTTACAAGTATTTGCTCAACTAGGGATTAATCTCAGCCGGATTGAATCTCGACCAACAAAGCGATCGCTAGGAGAATACTTATTTTTTATTGACTTAGAAGCTGATGTTAAGCAAGCACAAATGCAATCAGCTCTAGCACAATTAAGTACCTATACAGAAATATTAAAGATTTTTGGCAGCTATCATGTTCTACCGATCACTATTGAACCGTAA
- a CDS encoding DUF1997 domain-containing protein yields the protein MSTQFTACQTIKINVPPQPIPIQHYLRQPQRLVNALTDNSRIHQLSEEVFRLKMRPLTFMSLSIQPTVDMRVWAESNGTIQLRSLDCQILGFEYINQRFALNLQGNLSLHQQNSVSSLQGRADLEVQVDIPPPFSFTPKPILEATGNALLKSVLITIKQRLLHQLLADYRCWVTTQMSENVLDDEGGDLPILNQ from the coding sequence ATGTCCACCCAGTTCACCGCCTGCCAAACTATAAAAATTAACGTTCCACCACAACCTATTCCTATTCAACACTACCTGCGTCAGCCCCAACGTCTAGTTAACGCCTTGACTGATAACAGCCGCATACATCAGCTTTCAGAAGAAGTATTTCGCTTGAAAATGCGACCTCTAACTTTTATGTCCCTAAGCATTCAACCCACAGTAGACATGAGAGTTTGGGCAGAATCAAATGGAACGATTCAGTTGCGATCGCTAGATTGTCAAATCCTAGGCTTTGAGTATATTAACCAGCGCTTCGCCCTAAATTTGCAAGGAAATTTATCCTTGCACCAGCAAAACAGTGTCAGCAGCTTGCAAGGAAGAGCCGATTTAGAAGTGCAGGTAGATATACCACCACCATTTTCTTTTACTCCCAAGCCAATCTTAGAAGCCACTGGCAATGCTTTGCTCAAGAGCGTACTGATAACAATAAAACAACGCTTGCTACATCAACTTTTAGCTGATTATCGCTGCTGGGTAACAACACAAATGTCAGAAAACGTGCTAGATGATGAGGGTGGCGACTTGCCCATTTTGAATCAGTGA
- a CDS encoding ribonuclease HII: protein MVSTEQTAAGICSPALSQEPTWLELSSTFRLGSALTQRVVPGSAVEGSSLSTIPGLVAGIDEVGRGALFGPVVAAAVILPACALPKLMAAEIKDSKKLSSSRRTQLSQQICDLATDWNIGFASSAEIDQINILQATLLAMRRAVLKLKVQPQLCLVDGNQPIKDLLIPQETIVKGDERSLTIAAASIVAKVWRDELVMRLALKYPLYNLKDNKGYGSQKHLVALQKYGPSRLHRKSFRPCQVQC, encoded by the coding sequence ATGGTAAGCACCGAGCAAACTGCCGCAGGTATTTGTTCACCGGCACTTTCACAGGAGCCAACTTGGCTGGAGTTGTCCTCAACATTTAGACTGGGGTCGGCTTTGACCCAGAGGGTAGTCCCAGGAAGCGCAGTGGAAGGGTCAAGTTTATCCACGATTCCGGGGTTAGTTGCAGGGATAGATGAAGTGGGACGAGGTGCGCTATTTGGTCCTGTGGTTGCGGCTGCGGTGATTTTGCCTGCTTGTGCTTTACCAAAACTGATGGCGGCTGAGATTAAAGATAGTAAAAAGCTGTCTAGCTCTCGAAGAACTCAGCTATCACAGCAAATTTGTGATCTGGCGACGGACTGGAACATTGGTTTTGCTTCCAGTGCTGAAATTGATCAAATAAATATTTTACAGGCAACGCTGTTGGCTATGAGGCGGGCTGTGCTGAAATTGAAGGTACAGCCTCAGCTATGTTTGGTTGATGGTAATCAGCCAATTAAAGATTTGCTGATACCGCAAGAAACAATAGTCAAGGGGGATGAGCGATCGCTGACTATTGCAGCTGCTAGTATTGTGGCTAAGGTTTGGCGCGATGAGCTGGTCATGCGTTTGGCATTAAAATACCCCCTCTATAATCTGAAGGATAACAAGGGCTATGGTAGCCAAAAGCATTTGGTGGCGCTGCAAAAATACGGGCCATCACGACTGCACCGCAAATCCTTTCGTCCTTGTCAAGTTCAGTGTTGA
- a CDS encoding Rne/Rng family ribonuclease, with amino-acid sequence MPKQIIIAEQHQIAAVFSEDQIQELVVATGHHQIGDVYLGVVENVLPGIDAAFVNIGDPERNGFIHVTDLGPLKLKRTAAAITELLAPQQKVLVQVMKEPTGTKGPRLTGNITSPGRYVVLMPYGRGVNLSRRIKSESERNRLRALAILIKPAGMGLLVRTEAEGKPEEAIIEDLELLQKQWEAIQQEAHSTRAPALLNRDDDFIQRVLRDMYGADVNRIVVDSSTGLKRVKHYLQNWSGGQTPQGVLIDHHRDRSPILEYFRISAAIKEALKPRVDLPSGGYIIIEPTEALTVVDVNSGSFTRSATARETVLWTNCEAATEIARQLRLRNIAGVIVVDFIDMESRRDQLQVLEHFNYALKADKARPQIAQLTELGLVELTRKRQGQNIYELFGHTCPTCGGLGHIMRLPGDTEPRLPTTAEVPDRFDLGSPQSKVSLLNKEPRLPTTRITEPRESYDSFGEVFDADSDIRAFDSINHPSYQEPRDTKQRRVRKSSHNRIGINGANGKEESRVTPLPLGFDNEPDLDADIEDFGLSAQSNAELRLGSAQDLGRSTPEIPSPNLGKSGWHERAERTSAALNRTTKVTKVEPVKPVVEPPEIRSVEMTLEEQDVFALMGVSPLVKLDQDVKSPKSVIVNIISPDAVRTKPTESTSDSTTVNTVSNEVNTSEVELEDKPVLKNISASLDLFAKAEEIPESKVSTGNRRRRRRSSALESDSSLAEDN; translated from the coding sequence ATGCCAAAGCAAATTATCATCGCAGAACAGCATCAAATTGCTGCTGTCTTTTCTGAAGATCAAATACAAGAACTTGTTGTCGCTACTGGTCATCACCAAATCGGTGATGTTTATTTAGGTGTAGTAGAAAATGTATTACCTGGGATAGATGCGGCTTTTGTCAATATCGGCGACCCAGAGCGCAACGGCTTTATTCATGTAACTGACTTGGGGCCATTGAAGCTGAAGCGTACAGCAGCAGCAATCACAGAACTATTAGCACCACAGCAAAAAGTGTTGGTGCAAGTGATGAAGGAACCAACGGGGACAAAAGGGCCAAGGCTGACGGGTAATATCACTTCACCTGGACGCTATGTGGTACTGATGCCTTATGGTAGGGGTGTAAATTTATCCCGACGCATTAAAAGTGAAAGTGAGCGCAACCGCTTGCGAGCTTTAGCGATTTTGATCAAACCCGCCGGAATGGGTTTACTGGTGCGTACAGAAGCCGAGGGCAAACCAGAAGAAGCGATTATAGAAGACTTGGAACTCTTGCAAAAGCAATGGGAAGCTATTCAGCAAGAAGCACATTCTACCCGCGCCCCCGCCCTACTAAATCGGGACGATGATTTTATCCAGCGCGTACTGCGAGATATGTACGGTGCGGATGTGAATCGGATTGTGGTGGATTCTAGTACTGGTTTGAAACGAGTCAAACATTACTTGCAGAACTGGAGTGGAGGTCAAACACCACAGGGAGTGTTAATTGATCATCATCGCGATCGCTCACCAATTTTAGAGTATTTCCGCATCAGTGCAGCAATTAAAGAAGCCCTAAAACCCAGAGTAGATTTACCTTCTGGCGGCTATATCATCATTGAACCCACCGAAGCCTTAACAGTGGTGGATGTTAACTCCGGCTCCTTCACCCGTTCCGCAACAGCCAGAGAAACAGTTTTATGGACAAACTGCGAAGCTGCAACAGAAATCGCCCGTCAGTTACGTCTGCGAAATATTGCCGGAGTAATTGTCGTTGATTTCATTGATATGGAATCGCGGCGTGACCAATTGCAAGTTCTAGAACATTTTAACTATGCACTGAAGGCAGATAAAGCTCGTCCTCAGATTGCCCAGTTAACTGAGTTAGGACTGGTAGAACTTACCCGCAAGCGTCAAGGTCAAAATATTTACGAATTATTTGGTCATACTTGCCCAACCTGCGGCGGTTTGGGGCATATTATGCGTCTACCTGGAGACACAGAACCCCGATTGCCAACAACAGCAGAAGTACCAGACCGTTTTGACCTTGGCTCCCCTCAGTCCAAGGTATCTTTGCTCAACAAAGAACCACGTCTGCCAACGACTCGGATCACAGAACCACGGGAAAGTTATGATAGTTTTGGGGAAGTATTCGATGCCGACTCAGACATCCGAGCCTTCGATTCAATTAATCATCCCAGCTATCAAGAACCACGAGACACTAAGCAGCGTCGTGTCCGCAAGAGCAGCCATAATCGAATTGGTATCAATGGAGCAAATGGTAAAGAGGAAAGTCGAGTTACTCCTCTACCGCTAGGTTTTGACAACGAGCCAGATTTAGATGCGGATATTGAGGACTTTGGCTTAAGCGCTCAGTCAAACGCTGAACTGCGGCTTGGTTCAGCCCAAGATTTAGGAAGATCCACGCCAGAAATACCTTCTCCCAATTTGGGCAAATCAGGTTGGCATGAAAGGGCAGAACGGACTTCGGCTGCTCTCAATCGAACTACTAAGGTGACCAAAGTGGAGCCGGTTAAACCTGTAGTAGAACCTCCGGAAATTAGAAGTGTAGAAATGACTCTGGAGGAACAAGATGTGTTCGCATTGATGGGAGTTTCTCCTTTGGTGAAGTTAGACCAGGATGTTAAAAGTCCCAAGTCTGTAATTGTTAACATTATTAGCCCGGATGCAGTTAGAACTAAACCGACGGAATCTACTTCAGACTCAACTACGGTGAATACAGTCAGTAATGAAGTAAATACATCAGAAGTTGAGTTGGAGGATAAACCTGTGTTGAAAAATATCAGTGCATCCCTGGATTTATTCGCAAAAGCTGAGGAAATTCCCGAAAGCAAAGTCTCCACTGGGAACCGTCGTCGTCGCCGTCGTTCTTCGGCTCTGGAGTCAGATTCTTCTTTGGCAGAGGATAATTAA